GCGTTCTGGTCCTGATGACCGCGGGCAACCTGGCGACAACGCAGGCCGTTGTCAGCATCCTTGACGAACGCACCAAGGCCCATAATGAGCGTGATCCCTCGATCCTTGCGGTGCCCTCGATGTTTCAGGCGGCGCGGCTGGTGGCCGATACCCTGAAGGAAGTGATTTCCAATCACGCCGAGGAAGGGCAGCGCGCGGACAGCACCTTCAACGCCACGATGATCCTTGGCGGGCAGGTCAAGGGCGGGCCGCCCCGGCTGTTCCTGATCTATCCCGAGGGGAATTTCATCGAGGCGGGCGAGGATACGCCCTTCTTCCAGATCGGCGAGACGAAATACGGCAAGCCGATTTTGGTGCGGGCCTACGACTCGGGGATGAGTTTCGAGACGGCGGTCAAGGTCATGCTGGTCAGCTTTGACAGCACGGTGAAGGCAAACCTGTCCGTTGGCCTGCCCTTCGATCTGCAGACCTATGAAGCCGACAGTCTGACGCTGGGCAAGCGCATCCGGATCGGGGCGGATGACCCGTATTTCCAGACGATCTCCACCGGGTGGGGGGAGGAACTGAAGGCGGCGCTGGACAGCCTTCCCGACTTCACCTTCTGAACGGG
The genomic region above belongs to Rhodovulum sp. P5 and contains:
- a CDS encoding proteasome-type protease — its product is MTYCLGLILDRGLVMMSDTRTNAGVDNISTFRKMFTWEDPGERVLVLMTAGNLATTQAVVSILDERTKAHNERDPSILAVPSMFQAARLVADTLKEVISNHAEEGQRADSTFNATMILGGQVKGGPPRLFLIYPEGNFIEAGEDTPFFQIGETKYGKPILVRAYDSGMSFETAVKVMLVSFDSTVKANLSVGLPFDLQTYEADSLTLGKRIRIGADDPYFQTISTGWGEELKAALDSLPDFTF